The Thalassotalea piscium sequence AGTGATACTGGGTGATTCCAACAAAGAAGTTGAAGACTTTGCTGATCATCGTTCATGTAGGTTAGGGCAATGGTATCAAACGACCGGTGCCGAACTTTATGGTAACAATAGTGCATTTAAACAAATAGATGAACCTCATGCCTCAGTACATCGCAATGGTGTTGAAGCTTTGGCCCTTTATTTGTCAGGTGAAACTGAGCAGGCCATTCACCATTTAGAAAAAATGGAGCATGACAGTGAAAAGTTAATGGGGATACTTGATCGTTTATCACTTGTTTAATTGATATTGTTAGTTGAGCTATTGATTTATCAACCCTTTGGCCTTGGTTATTGAATCGCGGTTATTTCTTTAATGAGCTGATCTTTTGCGATAAGTAGGTGAACTTCATCGCCTACTTGTTTGTTAATTAATGATTTACCTAAAGGTGATTGAGGCGTTATAAAAGTAATTGTTTCCTGCTTAATTGTCTTACGAAATCCCGCACCTACAGGGGTAATGAAGAACCATTTATTAACCTCATGATCAAGTTGGACCAATGCGCCAAGACTAATAGGGGGATCGTAAGTGCAAGGTGGCAATGTCAGCTCTGTTAATACCAATCTCACTAATTATGTGATCATTTCTACTGGTTAAAACAATCAACTACTGCGTTATTTATTTTATAATTAGAACAACTAGTTATGAAAATAAATGCCTTGTATTTGACTGTTTTCACTGCGTATAAAATAGATCACTTACTTAATGAAACTGGTATAACTGCCTTATCTCTAGTGCTATAAGTTGAGCACGCTTGGCTTGGCCTTCAGCTAAATACCCTGCTTCTATTGCTAGCGTATCATATTGCGTTTCTGCAACTGACTGCTCGTCAATTGATGCTGCTCTGGCGCTATTAGCGGCGTTTACTAATGCTGAAAGCTCATTTTTTA is a genomic window containing:
- a CDS encoding GreA/GreB family elongation factor, with translation MRLVLTELTLPPCTYDPPISLGALVQLDHEVNKWFFITPVGAGFRKTIKQETITFITPQSPLGKSLINKQVGDEVHLLIAKDQLIKEITAIQ